A genomic region of Colletotrichum destructivum chromosome 1, complete sequence contains the following coding sequences:
- a CDS encoding Putative signal transduction response regulator, receiver domain, CheY-like superfamily, whose amino-acid sequence MSVQSRVGLGPSVSVTLPLSIPVQTAANEPLHAANDLFLQQCMELSGLRIRLLGFEGIMLVIPNSQKHKSVSDMVLVSEDALTQRSKDKVLSKLPCVAVCVNALVAHQRCLERNDHKGIAEFISQPAGPRKLAKVLLLVFDRWAAAQADWTSSGPDSPLTPAQIMVEGMINIHQLESPPFSMRPSMTGNTTLASNPKQHETIAARPKLFKSPSLTKKAVEFLLMEDNPINLKILCTYMNKLGRKYHTATNGLEAVEAYKRKPLECKYILTDVSMPVMDGFEATRQIRAHERVLDLKPATIIALTGLALGESQNEAFGSGLDLFLTKPVKLKDLSSILKSYGVLG is encoded by the exons ATGTCGGTTCAAAGCCGCGTCGGGCTCGGTCCTTCCGTCAGCGTGACGCTGCCTCTTTCGATCCCTGTACAAACCGCAGCGAACGAACCGCTTCATGCTGCCAACGATCTGTTCCTCCAACAGTGCATGGAGCTATCAGGTCTTCGCATTCGCCTACTCGGATTCGAAGGCATCAT GTTAGTTATCCCGAACTCGCAAAAACACAAATCAGTTTCAGACATGGTCTTGGTCTCCGAGGACGCGCTTACCCAGAGGTCCAAAGATAAGGTGCTCTCGAAGCTCCCATGTGTTGCCGTGTGCGTTAACGCTCTCGTCGCTCATCAGCGTTGTTTAGAAAGGAACGATCATAAGGGGATTGCTGAATTTATCTCTCAACC TGCCGGTCCTCGGAAACTTGCGAAGGTGCTGTTGTTAGTGTTCGACCGATGGGCAGCTGCACAGGCAGATTGGACAAGCTCCGGACCAGACTCGCCGCTAACACCGGCTCAAATCATGGTTGAAGGCATGATCAACATCCATCAATTGGAGAGTCCTCCTTTTTCGATGAGGCCATCGATGACGGGTAACACAACTCTCGCATCAAACCCAAAGCAGCACGAAACAATAGCTGCTCGGCCGAAGCTCTTCAAGTCCCCTTCGCTCACTAAAAAAGCGGTTGAGTTCCTCTTGATGGAAGACAACCCGATCAATCTCAAGATTCTCTGTACCTATATGAACAAGCTTGGGAGAAAGTACCACACGGCAACCAATGGCTTGGAGGCTGTTGAAGCGTACAAGCGGAAACCACTCGAGTGCAAGTACATTCTTACCGACGTTTCCATGCCGGTTATGGATGGGTTTGAGGCGACGAGGCAGATCAGGGCGCACGAGCGGGTGCTTGATCTGAAACCGGCGACAATCATTGCGTTGACAGGATTGGCGTTGGGTGAGTCGCAGAACGAGGCGTTTGGCAGTGGATTGGATTTGTTTTTGACGAAGCCGGTGAAACTCAAGGATTTGAGCTCTATCTTGAAGTCTTATGGAGTACTTGGATAA
- a CDS encoding Putative tetratricopeptide-like helical domain superfamily, translated as MAWSSSQIGFLAILSILSVVFYRRSPNAPPPTVSVTALVNGFSVGGVKNYRIQGVPADWHKERLQSFLAGHDGCVDPVVKSLSLEAHGRSKTGIVTFRSGIQPSKFHPMDSHEEDIGIEAMISTIRANLVSTYQDQQRWKEMEDLELRQMKLNQSDLGGEHPDTLTSMANLASTYWDQGRWKEAEELEVRVMEMSLIVLGEEHPDTLISMANLASTYQSQDRWMEVEELQLRVMVTRNRVLGMEHPDTLTSMVNLAVTYWEQGRWKEAERLNVQVLKTSSTVLGREHPNTLVSMNNLAHVWMDQGRSQDAITLLRSFLVTAKRRQGATHPNTLSALRTLGRWERNNSRAENAIDGGESN; from the coding sequence ATGGCCTGGTCTTCAAGCCAGATCGGCTTCTTAGCTATCCTTTCGATCCTGAGCGTTGTATTCTATCGTCGGTCACCGAACGCCCCCCCACCTACGGTATCAGTTACTGCGCTGGTAAACGGCTTTTCAGTGGGAGGTGTCAAGAACTACCGGATTCAGGGCGTACCTGCCGACTGGCACAAAGAAAGGTTGCAGTCTTTTTTGGCAGGTCATGATGGTTGTGTCGATCCGGTTGTCAAATCACTTTCCCTGGAGGCTCATGGTCGCTCGAAAACCGGCATAGTCACTTTCCGCAGTGGGATTCAGCCGTCAAAGTTTCATCCCATGGACTCACACGAAGAGGATATTGGGATAGAGGCCATGATTTCTACTATCAGAGCCAACCTCGTATCGACATATCAAGATCAACAACGGtggaaggagatggaggaccTGGAGTTGCGGCAGATGAAACTGAATCAAAGTGACCTTGGAGGGGAGCACCCCGACACACTCACCAGTATGGCCAACCTGGCATCGACCTACTGGGACCAAGGCCGGTGGAAGGAAGCTGAAGAGTTGGAGGTGCGAGTAATGGAAATGAGCTTGATCGTGCTTGGAGAAGAGCATCCCGACACGCTCATCAGCATGGCTAATCTGGCATCGACGTACCAGAGTCAAGACAGGTGGATGGAAGTGGAGGAACTACAATTGCGGGTGATGGTGACGCGAAACAGGGTACTTGGAATGGAGCATCCCGACACCCTCACCAGCATGGTCAATCTGGCAGTAACTTACTGGGAACAAGGCCGATGGAAGGAGGCCGAAAGGTTGAATGTGCAGGTGTTGAAGACAAGTTCAACGGTGCTTGGTAGGGAACACCCTAACACGCTGGTCAGCATGAATAATTTAGCCCATGTCTGGATGGACCAAGGCCGTTCTCAGGATGCAATTACTCTGCTACGGAGTTTCCTTGTTACTGCTAAACGGAGACAAGGCGCCACTCACCCAAATACCTTGTCTGCTTTGAGAACACTCGGCAGGTGGGAGCGGAACAACTCAAGGGCAGAGAATGCAATTGACGGCGGTGAATCAAATTAA
- a CDS encoding Putative metal-dependent hydrolase, composite domain superfamily, giving the protein MVKILIQNVRMFDSDAILKPGNVVFTRSAGNIQNYMADDSDAETSDFVIDGRGCSLIPGLIDVYANIKGANAALGTYASQGVTTVLDMSSTTQQCQAMRVYAAGRTGLSTFLTSGTEASPARGYQPRLLDIPDGYVIRTREDAMAFVSSRSSGPDRSDFIRVPVDPDSFDDDILKTLADAAHAHGKLIIARTAGKASYERALLAGFDVFVHAPLDAPIDTALALKMAAKNVIFVPTLTMMRRRASAIGSNANNTTAISSPGPDKTTANQGPVEHSRTDFVPGGSYDNATQSVRTLYDAGVTICAGTTANPVPGSRIPFGESLHEELRLLVEAGMPVLHVLRSATCVAATAFRLSDRGIVWGGLRADLVLVEGNPLEDITATRKIRKIWIRGEETEPSAAAAEI; this is encoded by the coding sequence ATGGTCAAAATATTGATCCAAAATGTCCGCATGTTCGATAGCGACGCCATTCTTAAACCTGGCAATGTTGTCTTTACGCGATCCGCCGGAAATATTCAAAACTACATGGCTGACGactccgacgccgagacTTCCGACTTTGTCAttgacggccgaggctgcTCACTCATACCCGGTCTCATCGACGTCTATGCCAATATCAAAGGCGCCAACGCAGCCCTTGGCACGTATGCGAGCCAGGGTGTCACAACCGTCCTCGACATGAGCAGCACCACCCAGCAATGTCAGGCCATGCGCGtctacgccgccggcagaACGGGACTCTCGACCTTCCTCACCAGCGGTACAGAAGCATCTCCTGCCCGAGGCTACCAGCCGCGGCTTCTCGACATCCCAGACGGCTACGTTATCCGGACGCGCGAGGATGCCATGGCCTTTGTCTCGTCAAGGTCCAGTGGCCCGGACCGCTCGGACTTCATCAGGGTCCCGGTCGACCCTGACTcgttcgacgacgacatcctcaagaccctcgccgacgctgcccACGCTCACGGGAAGCTGATCATCGCCCGCACCGCTGGCAAGGCGTCCTATGAGcgcgccctgctcgccggcttcgacgtctTTGTCCACGCGCCCCTGGACGCGCCCATTGACACCGCGCTGGCGCTCAAAATGGCGGCCAAGAACGTAATATTCGTGCCGACGCTCACCATGATGCGACGGcgcgcctcggccattgGCTCCAACGCAAACAATACTACTGCCATCTCCTCCCCAGGCCCCGACAAGACCACGGCAAATCAGGGCCCTGTCGAGCACTCCCGCACCGACTTCGTTCCCGGTGGCAGCTATGATAACGCGACGCAGAGCGTGCGCACACTctacgacgccggcgtcactATCTGCGCCGGCACGACGGCGAACCCGGTCCCGGGGTCCCGGATCCCTTTTGGCGAGAGCCTGCACGAGGAGCTGCGCCTGCTGGTCGAGGCTGGCATGCCCGTGCTCCATGTACTCCGCTCGGCGACCTGCGTGGCGGCCACGGCCTTCCGGCTCAGCGACCGCGGCATAGTTTGGGGTGGCCTCCGGGCCGACCTGGTGCTCGTCGAGGGAAACCCGCTCGAGGACATTACCGCCACGAGGAAAATCAGGAAGATATGGATCCGCGGGGAGGAAACCGAgccgtccgccgcggcggctgAGATATGA
- a CDS encoding Putative zn(2)Cys(6) fungal-type DNA-binding domain-containing protein: MPPEGHRQRPLLPRTAQQPSQEQNATDGDDGNTNGRKRRRPHASKACNFCRAKKKACDSQLECSQCLRRGLKCEYRVVTDTIRKVIPAGFQLVDEEESLGNADAADLLEILKRVPEDEALEGLQLLRTGNDPALISSALRSYDAGLSLAALNRASLPPTQSSLEFELMMRHPVAYPAWQPFQPSKLDLDFLLLPREVLWNESQSGPTVTADSFSPYAHRPRGDSSNSTGRVGPRNSSTVYDNRLLSVDISQWTDVPITNELSLAVLQLYLETDHPMMPLIDVDLLLDGLLGKNEFCSRILVSGLFAWACQGYAAFEPEATVVGYSFYEEAKGLWRRSKEARVEDSICTVAAMHYLLMTSVSLGAGAQYVEFLDDLLDMSKRLELFNVGPSHDSRLDLENSANYRKAKSQIAWVSFACLTFFSTQLHQRLIEHPPSGPLPGDSIHAARDADTISKEDKRRVYNAVLLKEHCRLSQIVHDVVKIMYGPKQTPCAKAVSLAFAEETYGRLLMWADSLPLELAQGDQCTHHAVVLHIYHHLAIIDLFRPLLQHNGAPWQRLSTFESEKSTPDAVYAASVKQLQRIVLFYRYNHPESAYSFFWHSALLYLANAMLTEANIPGHAPDWQFYLRLCIACYQTLYTGFRLANGITLSLLSMALEKGAMDIPQTRAIRRDLELRGKHHLIPDQVPVYWVVDLDLALTDPFAAHAENLVQRFRKLHLREMSETNES; the protein is encoded by the exons ATGCCACCGGAAGGTCACCGGCAGCGACCGCTTCTCCCCCGAACCGCCCAACAACCCTCTCAAGAGCAGAATGCCAcggacggcgatgatggcaacACAAATGGACGCAAGAGACGCCGGCCGCATGCCTCCAAAGCTTGCAACTTTTGCCGGGCCAAGAAGAAAGCC TGCGACAGCCAGCTAGAGTGCTCGCAATGCCTGCGTCGTGGGCTCAAGTGCGAGTACAGAGTGGTCACCGACACCATTCGGAAGGTTATCCCTGCCGGTTTCCAACTTGTagacgaggaggagtcgCTGGGcaatgccgacgccgccgacttgcTCGAAATCCTGAAGAGGGTccccgaagacgaggctCTGGAGGGTCTGCAGCTCCTGAGAACCGGCAACGATCCGGCCCTCATATCCTCTGCTTTGCGGAGTTACGATGCCGGCCTGTCGTTAGCTGCGCTCAACAGGGCAAGCTTGCCACCCACCCAGTCCTCCTTGGAATTCGAGTTGATGATGAGGCACCCCGTTGCCTATCCTGCTTGGCAGCCATTTCAGCCATCCAAACTCGATTTAGACTTCCTGTTGCTTCCGAGGGAGGTTCTCTGGAACGAGAGTCAAAGTGGCCCGACTGT AACCGCAGATTCGTTCTCGCCGTACGCTCATCGCCCCCGAGGGGATAGCTCGAATTCGACGGGCCGAGTCGGGCCACGAAATTCATCGACAGTATACGATAATCGGTTACTGAGTGTCGACATATCACAGTGGACGGACGTGCCCATCACCAACGAACTCTCCCTTGCGGTCCTGCAGCTCTATCTCGAGACCGACCATCCGATGATGCCGCTGATTGACGTCGATCTACTCCTGGACGGGCTGCTCGGTAAGAACGAATTCTGCTCTCGGATTCTCGTCAGCGGGCTATTTGCCTGGGCTTGT CAGGGATACGCAGCCttcgagcccgaggccacAGTCGTGGGCTACTCATTCTACGAAGAAGCAAAGGGActgtggaggaggagcaagGAGGCCCGAGTCGAAGACAGCATCTGTACTGTGGCAGCGATGCATTACTTGTTGATGACTTCAGTCTCCCTTGGGGCGGGGGCGCAATAtgtcgagttcctcgacgacctcttGGACATGTCCAAAAGGCTCGAACTCTTTAACGTTGGCCCCTCTCACGACTCACGGCTCGATCTCGAGAATAGCGCAAACTATCGAAAGGCCAAGTCTCAGATTGCTTGGGTTTCATTCGCCTGTCTCAC cttcttctcgacacAGCTCCATCAGCGCTTGATCGAGCACCCACCCAGCGGACCCTTGCCAGGCGACAGCATACATGCTGCGAGAGATGCCGACACCATATCCAAAGAAGACAAACGACGAGTCTACAATGCAGTCTTGCTCAAGGAGCACTGTCGTCTCTCCCAGATAGTTCACGACGTGGTCAAAATAATGTACGGGCCGAAACAGACCCCTTGCGCCAAAGCTGTCTCTCTAgccttcgccgaggagacgtACGGACGGCTTCTGATGTGGGCAGATAGCCTACCCCTAGAGCTGGCTCAGGGGGACCAGTGCACACATCACGCTGTGGTCCTGCA CATCTACCACCACTTGGCTATCATCGACCTCTTCCGGCCCCTTCTTCAGCACAACGGCGCTCCTTGGCAGCGACTCTCTACCTTCGAGTCCGAAAAGTCCACCCCGGATGCTGTTTACGCGGCATCCGTGAAACAGTTGCAGAGAATCGTCCTCTTCTACCGGTACAACCACCCAGAGTCGGCATACTCCTTCTTCTGGCACTCGGCGCTGCTGTATCTCGCCAACGCAATGCTCACCGAGGCAAATATTCCTGGGCATGCGCCCGACTGGCAGTTCTACCTCCGCCTCTGCATTGCATGCTACCAGACACTGTACACCGGCTTCCGCCTGGCCAATGGAATCACGCTGAGCCTGCTGTCCATGGCCCTCGAGAAGGGCGCGATGGACATCCCGCAGACGAGAGCGATCAGGAGGGATCTCGAGCTGCGGGGAAAGCACCACCTGATCCCCGACCAGGTTCCTGTCTACTGGGTCGTGGATCTGGACCTGGCCTTGACGGATCCTTTCGCGGCGCATGCGGAGAACCTGGTGCAGAGGTTTAGGAAGCTTCACCTCCGTGAGATGAGCGAAACGAATGAGTCTTAA
- a CDS encoding Putative SET domain-containing protein, which yields MASPEQQLDTLREGLSRVILDQLAEVLRDHSSGNLAKLVFRFEAFIQDGGPGMQGYSPRSAVVSRIVDLSGIIPQITTNSPSVSIFGRKHVENTTPPPGMPQMAIHDRPTSSSSRSMSLVRETQRMASPGPLPLPPPPHHQYHQDQHHPSPESSEMAGLASQPRRGTGALRPVRVDAGRVLEEEPDSQQRMQVASNFPKRAKTLASSSSRDTVFVAQQSSIEKFVVSIWKQIHGGTSLESQSLLEQWQLTATAAMTTINNAGKIHVPEQLELSLLQAPTADGLSLGPGSGPSNTTAAFAEIDMEGTFNRSNIFCRKVTQASPGCRSIEVIVQARWIEHFDSYVELLAVTIPGMSPTRQRKVALIEACNDFGWSEKKLRNKMAIWRGYKEIKDAGGWAALVFAGMGLYRFCKYRVGFDTESVQRLLCLRPRIEVAADTLHPTWRQLLMIVGEPAQRRFSGHPHDWVVRQDESDPVPLRLTYLEHDPYFGFKQLEHSVMDMSAWDSDDPRWVPPMNTVACIPGKHTCHSCGQEQSEDPKFNSCYCFPTLFGSGGRSPCPVQVFRTLDGRNNGLMALCPFERGAAIGEFVGLITKDLQNMDVMDSSTGMRAYQIWQGRQGNFTRFVNHSCKANAQFQQFVWMSAQRIVLVSKGIEAGLEITVDYSESYWRGLDKGCLCGESCCRYRGTPR from the exons ATGGCATCTCCCGAACAGCAGCTGGACACTCTGAGAGAAGGCCTGAGCCGCGTGATTCTGGACCAGCTCGCGGAGGTCTTGCGTGATCATTCGTCCGGCAACCTGGCGAAACTGGTGTTTCGGTTCGAGGCCTTCATCCAGGACGGCGGACCTGGGATGCAGGGCTATTCACCCCGTTCTGCCGTAGTTTCG AGAATCGTAGATCTGTCTGGCATAATACCACAGATTACAACAAACAGCCCGAGCGTGAGCATCTTCGGAAGAAAACATGTCGAGAACACGACGCCCCCCCCCGGCATGCCACAAATGGCCATACACGACCGCCCGACGAGTAGCAGCAGTCGGTCCATGTCCCTCGTCCGAGAAACCCAAAGAATGGCGTCCCCTGGGCCGCTTCCcctgccaccgccgccgcatcaCCAGTACCATCAGGACCAGCACCACCCATCACCCGAGTCCTCCGAAATGGCCGGCCTGGCCTCGCAGCCACGGAGAGGAACCGGTGCCCTACGGCCGGTCAGGGTCGACGCTGGGCGAGTGCTCGAGGAAGAACCGGATAGCCAGCAGCGCATGCAGGTGGCGAGTAACTTTCCCAAGCGCGCAAAGACGCTcgcgtcatcatcgtcgagggACACCGTCTTCGTGGCGCAGCAGTCATCCATAGAGAAGTTCGTTGTCAGCATCTGGAAGCAGATTCATGGCGGCACCAGCCTCGAGTCCCAGAGCCTTCTTGAGCAGTGGCAGCtgacggccacggcggcgatgacaaccatcaacaacgccggcaaAATCCACGTGCCGGAGCAGCTTGAGCTCAGCCTGCTCCAAGCGCCGACGGCAGACGGCCTCAGCCTCGGACCTGGCTCCGGCCCCAGCaacacgacggcggccttcgCTGAaatcgacatggagggcacTTTCAACCGCAGCAACATTTTCTGCCGCAAGGTGACGCAGGCGAGCCCGGGGTGCCGGTCGATCGAGGTGATTGTGCAGGCGCGGTGGATCGAGCACTTTGACTCGTacgtcgagctgctggcTGTGACGATCCCGGgcatgtcgccgacgaggcagCGCAAGGTTGCGCTCATCGAGGCGTGCAATGACTTTGGGTGgtcggagaagaagctgcgCAACAAGATGGCCATCTGGCGCGGGTacaaggagatcaaggacgCAGGCGGGTGGGCGGcgctcgtcttcgccggcatGGGCCTCTACCGGTTCTGCAAGTACCGCGTCGGTTTCGATACGGAGAGCGTGCAGCGGCTTCTctgcctccgcccccgtatcgaggtcgccgccgacacgCTGCACCCGACGTGGCGGCAACTGCTCATGATCGTGGGCGAGCCGGCGCAGCGGCGGTTCTCCGGTCACCCGCACGATTGGGTGGTCCGGCAGGACGAGTCGGACCCGGTGCCGCTCCGTTTGACGTACCTCGAGCATGACCCCTACTTCGGCTTCAAGCAGCTCGAGCACTCCGTCATGGACATGAGCGCCTGGGACTCCGACGACCCGCGCTGGGTGCCGCCGATGAACACAGTGGCCTGCATCCCGGGGAAGCACACGTGCCACTCGTGCGGCCAGGAGCAGTCCGAGGACCCCAAGTTCAACTCGTGCTACTGCTTTCCGACCCTAttcggctccggcggccggaGCCCGTGTCCAGTGCAGGTGTTCCGGACGCTGGACGGTCGCAACAACGGGTTGATGGCGCTCTGCCCCTTCGAGCGTGGCGCTGCCATCGGCGAGTTTGTCGGGCTCATCACCAAGGACCTGCAGAACATGGACGTCATGGACAGCTCGACGGGCATGCGGGCGTACCAGATCTGGCAGGGCCGGCAGGGTAACTTTACGCGCTTCGTTAACCACAGCTGCAAGGCCAACGCGCAGTTCCAGCAATTTGTGTGGATGAGCGCCCAGCGCATCGTCCTCGTGAGCAAGGGCATCGAAGCCGGCCTCGAGATCACGGTCGACTACTCAGAGAGCTACTggcgcggcctcgacaagggcTGCCTCTGCGGGGAGTCGTGCTGTCGGTACCGGGGTACGCCAAGATGA
- a CDS encoding Putative ribonuclease H domain-containing protein produces the protein MLADKTQALQEQGLNVELRWVPAHTGIRGNEAADVAAKEAAGWRKDGQAGSKADRSRTLYKLRSTLKTWTHKEVTKKWHAEWKAEERGRASFRYTPKPTKKVLQLHEGLSKRQSALLVQMRTEKIGIQDFLFNRRVPDITNANCPCQEGRQTVSHILLRCRKFRQLRRQELGAIPGRHNLRAILNERKAAAKAIRFIEQTEILGQIRTESQPRQS, from the coding sequence ATGCTTGCAGATAAGACCCAGGCACTTCAAGAACAAGGACTCAACGTCGAGCTTCGATGGGTCCCCGCCCATACCGGCATCCGGGGCAACGAAGCCGCAGATGTAGCAGCCAAGGAAGCAGCCGGATGGAGGAAGGACGGGCAAGCAGGCTCGAAAGCGGACAGATCGAGGACCTTATACAAGCTTAGGTCAACGCTGAAGACTTGGACACATAAAGAAGTAACCAAGAAATGGCACGCCGAATggaaggccgaggagcgcggCAGGGCCTCGTTCCGGTATACGCCAAAACCAACGAAGAAGGTCCTTCAGCTCCACGAAGGGCTGAGCAAACGACAGAGCGCGCTCCTAGTCCAGATGCGCACCGAAAAGATAGGAATCCAGGACTTTCTCTTCAACCGAAGAGTGCCGGATATCACCAACGCCAACTGCCCATGCCAGGAAGGACGACAAACGGTATCACACATCCTGCTGCGATGCCGAAAATTCCGACAACTCCGGCGCCAGGAACTCGGAGCCATTCCAGGAAGACACAATCTCCGGGCCATACTGAACGAGCGCAAAGCAGCCGCAAAGGCAATCAGATTCATTGAACAGACCGAGATCCTTGGGCAAATCAGGACCGAGTCACAACCCAGACAAAGCTGA
- a CDS encoding Putative fungal transcription factor, with protein sequence MPTRLKDAVGAAIQERYLQVWSDNQALRILRPIVADIDGTQAERLYFHRFRRVADTGLCNHVTNLTSFWSRLVPQLSHSDEAVKHAIVALGSAYHMYQTEPPLGGDGATPRELEIFTIQQYSTAMSKLSSYAYVPMKDRITVTLLCCVSFVCIETLRNNWRPALMHLSNGLRIIESLPLSTLDKLRNPLPPHDRTGATESMLGMDYILRLFATWEVSCALFAENFKPVISIKLYEGRELDDTPLDEFETIMQAHQAIVQYTRDVFALVWLTREHQGDDEFWSQPLLCRQHGILMDKGDYLTGLFERFMDRSQAPAGGTEEYYSVCLDMLHYKCVRLLCQTLHQKPHQRQQSPDFVAQHTDLVSIATLLHRRLAAKQRQTDTLSRSFTLDIGIIPPLYFILVACQDPAVQEKALGILRDYPQRENLWDGNSVRNLLVTVGNVSYGPAHPFKDVPHSLAFGKGIPALYEKLQELHIRVEED encoded by the coding sequence ATGCCGACTCGTCTCAAAGATGCTGTCGGGGCGGCCATCCAGGAACGCTACCTACAAGTCTGGTCCGATAACCAGGCCCTGCGCATATTGCGgcccatcgtcgccgacatcgacggaACACAAGCAGAGCGCCTTTACTTTCATCGGTTCCGTCGCGTAGCAGACACCGGCCTCTGCAATCACGTCACAAACCTCACCAGTTTCTGGAGCAGGCTTGTCCCGCAGCTCAGCCATTCTGATGAGGCCGTGAAGCatgccatcgtcgccctcggctcTGCGTACCACATGTATCAGACGGAACCCCCgctcggcggggacggcgcAACGCCGCGCGAGCTCGAGATCTTCACGATCCAGCAATACAGCACCGCCATGTCCAAGCTCTCAAGCTACGCTTATGTACCAATGAAGGACAGGATCACCGTCACGCTGTTGTGTTGCGTGTCGTTTGTATGCATCGAGACGTTGCGCAACAACTGGCGGCCGGCCCTGATGCACCTCTCAAACGGCTTGCGCATCATTGAGAGCCTTCCCCTGAGCACGCTCGACAAGCTACGGAATCCCTTGCCGCCCCATGACAGGACAGGGGCTACAGAGAGCATGTTGGGGATGGATTACATCCTCAGACTGTTCGCCACATGGGAGGTTTCCTGCGCGCTGTTCGCCGAGAACTTCAAGCCCGTCATCTCCATCAAGCTGTACGAGGGACGCGAACTAGACGACACGCCGCTGGACGAGTTCGAAACCATCATGCAGGCTCACCAAGCCATTGTACAGTACACGCGCGACGTCTTCGCCCTGGTCTGGTTGACTAGGGAACAtcaaggcgacgacgaatTCTGGTCTCAACCGCTTCTTTGCCGCCAGCACGGGATATTGATGGACAAGGGCGACTATCTGACCGGCCTCTTTGAGCGGTTTATGGACCGATCCCAAGCCCCGGCAGGCGGCACGGAAGAGTACTACTCCGTCTGTCTTGACATGCTTCATTACAAATGCGTACGGCTGCTGTGTCAGACGCTGCACCAGAAGCCCCATCAAAGACAGCAATCGCCTGACTTCGTAGCTCAACACACTGATCTGGTCTCAATAGCCACTCTCCTGCACCGAAGGCTAGCTGCCAAGCAGCGGCAAACGGACACACTTTCTCGGTCTTTCACTCTCGATATTGGCATCATTCCGCCCCTCTACTTTATTCTGGTTGCTTGCCAGGACCCGGCGGTGCAAGAAAAGGCTCTTGGGATTCTGCGAGACTACCCACAAAGGGAAAATCTCTGGGACGGCAACTCAGTACGCAACCTACTGGTCACCGTCGGGAATGTTAGTTACGGACCGGCGCATCCCTTCAAGGACGTCCCTCATTCTTTGGCGTTTGGGAAGGGAATACCCGCTCTCTACGAGAAGCTGCAGGAACTGCATATCAGGGTTGAAGAGGATTGA
- a CDS encoding Putative Tautomerase/MIF superfamily, tautomerase, cis-CaaD, translating to MFVGQRWANHVCQVRVFAAKVRPVLRPKGIRWESNIYETPRFNWRLQEMQPPDFDTDMNSKWIKDNTFTDEDEQEILLQQGYLDESCWKMPRH from the exons ATGTTTGTCGGCCAACGCTGGGCTAACCACGTCTGCCAAGTTCGGGTCTTCGCGGCCAAAGTACGTCCGGTGCTGAGGCCCAAAGGCATCAGGTGGGAGTCCAACATCTACGAGACCCCACGTTTCAACTGGAGGCTTCAGGAAATGCAGCCTCCGGATTTTGATACCGACATGAATAGCAAATGGATCAAGGACAACACCTTCACCGATGAGGACGAGCAGGAGATCTTGCTCCAGCAGGGCTACCTT GACGAGTCCTGTTGGAAGATGCCGCGGCATTAA